The genomic window ATGGGTATCTCAATACTCCTTTGCCGTGCAAAAAAGTTACCAATCTCGCACATGCTTCCACTTTATTCCGCCCCAGAGAGTAGTAAATGTGTTTGTGAGCAGCCATTATGTGCCGTGCGATGTGTGTCTTCATTCTTCTCCCGCACACGGGGCACGGTTTCAATGCCCCCACTGTGTCTAGAGTAACTCTATTCGTGATACATCTGTTTCTGCTTGGCAGATTTGAAGTAGTGCTCGGTACCACCGGACCCTGGTGTCAGTCCGCCTGTCTCAGAGATTTATCACCAGTTGGGATTACGAAATCCGAAACGGAGTCATCTTTTGGCTCAACAGCGGGGCTTGAATTTTCAACGTCCCTCTCAGTGGTGTCCTCCATACTCTTCGTCAGGTGAGGGAACAAAATCGGAATCCCTTGTGCCATCCCTTGGCTCAACACTGGGCATTGCCTTTTCGACGTTCTCCTCGGTGGGGCCACATTTCTTTCGGTAAAAAAGTTCGGGATCAATAACCACCTTCTCCGTTCCACATGCATCAACTCCTGCAACCATCACATTTGAATCAGGAAGCAAAATGAAGAGACACTTGTATGTTctacaagagtttttaataccgacccaggtttcgactgtacactacgtcattatcaaggtgaatgtacaaaaattttgcgagcttatatataccttagggagaaGGGGGTTAAGActgggaggaggtggtgatggtgggagggggaaaatctagcgaggaatagtttcctcaaggtcagtgggtttacttaccgagtccagcagaactgataataaaggggaggagttggaggggtacaaTAGGTCGTTCACCACCCGTACATTTTGttgcgacatgctcttaaaatttccaactgctcaagaaaatccaactttttacctttacaaGGATTGTAGAGTACCTTAAGCTGAACATTTGAATCAGTCTGAAAACCATGGTTTTGGACGTGTTCTGTTATTCTCTCATCATTCCGTTTCCTTCTTTGCCTTATTTCTATCCTTCCTCTCATCGTTTGGCTCCTCCTCCTTGGCTCTATTATTCCTTTTGTTGTCCTCGGCTTCCAAGGCACGAACACGTCAATCCTCCGCTTTTCGAAAATACTTTGCCTGTAGTCAGTCTCTTCGAAgcagatgaataaatattaagtGTTCTTTAAGGCCTTCTTGTCGTAAGctgcatgaaaacaaaataacacCCTTTGAATTAATATGATGAATTTCTGAAATATAAAAGCTTTCGACATAATTTATGAAATGCTGACGGACTTtttaataacaatgaaataatttccacACATACCAGCCCAAAATATGGCCACGGATCTGATATCAATGCTTTTAGTCCAACATGTTTTGACTTGATATCTGTCCTCGTTAAAATCCTGGTTTCCATTAATGATAAAAGGACAATTGATGCAGATTTTGATGCATATTTAGATCAATCTTCTGCTATTTGTCATATATATGAATGGAATAAATCCAAACGTACGAAGCTAGGCGAAACCGCTTTCAAACACTgcctttttccgattttggtttCTGTCCAATTGAGACGGAGACTTTCCTTCTCCACAGCGTGACTAGCTAAGTTTTTTGTCGCACATGTAGGCCATCACGGCGAGAATTTCAACTCGCTGTCTGCCAAccgaatcttcatatttttctcttcgttTCCCTCCCATTTCTTCAGTCGTTCGAAATTTTCTCCCAAGGTTTGCGGAGATAACCTCATCAAGGGTGTCGGGGAAGTTCTAATAGGGGTCTGTGCCCAATTTTGTTGGAACCATTGGTAGAATGATGTTGCGGAAAGTCTCTTTCGCATCCTCTACTCGCCTTTCAGTTGAGGTTCCCGCGGGGACGGGCCCGGAAAGGGTTTGGTACTCCTCCACCACCCTCACCGGCAGGGGCACGAGGTAGTTCCGCTTTGCTGTTTCCTACTAATGGCGCAGAAATGCTGCCACCCTGCGGCTGGTCCCCTCATCTTTTTTGGTGGATAATGTTGATACCAACATCCTTCAGGAGGTTGAGCTTATTTTCCGCATGCTTTCTTTTTCCAAATCCTTCAAATCgacgaaaatttttttgaatggtTTTCCCTCGGTGTTTATCAGATACGCGTCCGCCTTTGCGTACAGAACCCGTTGCTGTGGGAAAAAGTACAGGTAACAGGTGAAGACTTATTTACACACCTGAAGTGTTAATCGGGTTATACTAGTTCAATTGCTAAATTTTGAATTACTTCGTTTGGAATCAGTTAAAATGTCTGTGCAACTATTTGCACTCTCGAGCGTGGTACGATTAATGCCATACCCAGGcaaaaattgaagagaaaaataaaagattttggtTACTCACCCTTAGATGGAGGTACTTATCAAATATGTCCGACGGGTCGTCATTCACTATTACTTGGGCACATCCAGCGGTGGCAGTTTTATGCTTTGCCACGTAAATCACATGTGCATTGCGCCCACGGACCAAGAGGGCGGTCTCGGCTTCCGCGATCGTCATATTCGTGGCCACTCCACTTCTTTGCGCGGTCCTTGTGAGGGTTATGCAGCCCCAAAGCCGCACCACCCTCAGCCAAGCGTTAGCAATGTCCTATGACTCAAGAGGGAATCTGCTCAGTTGTTTGCCATAGGTCGTTTTCTGGTGCTCCCGAGAAATATTCACCCTTCCGCCACAAGAAAACTCCAGGTCCTTCCTCACACCTGGCAGTTTTTTTATTCGAAGTTCTTTAATTATTGCCATCTCCTCCGTTAAATCGATTTTGTCCATTGCTTGGGCCCGTAGTAAAGTTTTGTTCTGAAGCTTTTCCGATATTCTCCTCGAATTCATCTTACGGTAATCGTCCCAGGTCCGTACATAGAAGAAATTTCTTGCCTactaaataatttgctaatttcTCAGAAGCCCAGGTAAGCGCTAATACTTCCTTTTCCAATTGGGCGTAGCGTCGTTCGGTATCTGTCAAGTCCGCGACGCAAAACATACCGCTCTCCATTCACCATCTGACTGCTGCTGCTCTAGTGTAGCCCCCAATCCATATGACGACGAGCCGGCTAATACTCTTGTCGGTCGATTTGTCTCGtacatggctaatgatggggcacTAGTTAACCTTCGGTTGATTTCTTGGAAATCTTTGGTGTGCGTAGCAGTCCATGGCAAAGGCTCTTTTTCCCTCATCAGCTCTCTCAAGGGTTGGGTTACCTTCCCCCAAGTGAGGGGGAAATTTCAGATGATAATGCACGATTCCAAGAAATCGACGTATTTCTGCTACCGTTTCGGGCTGCGGCAATTTTTCTATTGCCGTTATTTTCTCGGGATCTGGATTGATTCCATCCTCGGCCGATATGACATGACCTAAGAATTTTGTCTCTGCGACCCGAAATCGGCATTTCTTACGATTCAACGTGATCCCATTTTCTCTAAGACGCTGGAGGACGGCGTTCCATCTCAGGTCGTGCTCCGGCTGCGTCGCTGCAAATACCAGTATGTTATCCATAACCTTGACTACTCCCTTTAAACCTGTCAATGCTTCAGACattcgtctttgaaaatgctctCCGGCTGCAGATAATCCCATCGGCATCCGGTTAAAACAATACCTTCCAAAAGGGGTAATGAAAGTAGTCAGCGGACGGCATTCTCTCTCTAGTGGTATTTGGTAGTGCCCTCTGAAGGCgtccaattttgtgaaaattttcgcttctgaAGCCTTCATCAGCGTTAGACATTCATCCACGGTTGGCAGTTCGTGCTGCTCTttccgaatgcatttatttaatttcgtgaaGTCTACACATATTCGAACTCCTCAGTCTGCTTTAGGCACTACTACCATGGACGCGCACCACTCCGTAGGCTCTTCTACCGCCGTTATCATTCCTTCCCCCaccattttcttaatttcttgCTCAACCTTATCTTTTAATGGCAAGGGCACTCTTCTTTCCATTCGTATATAGGACGAATAGCAGAAGATTGACCTAATTACGCATCAAAATCTACATCAAGTGCCCTCATATCAATAATGAGAACCACGAATTTAACGAGGACAAATGACAAGTCAAAATATGTTGGACTAAAGATATTGATATTAGATCCgtggccatattttgagatagCCATTAGAATAGCGTAATATCCTGGTAAATTATCGACTTAAATTTTCGATGAATGGCGAATAGCCGTCGGCTTCCTCAATATCTGTCAATTTGGTGCTACAGGCCGCTGTTAAGGTCATATCTCCTCACATCTCCTCcgttaaatcaattttaatcgTAGCTTGGGCCCGTTTCTACGTCTTGTTTCGATTGAAATTCTCCttgaattcatttttccattgtCCTCCCAGACAGGGATGGCCTGTTTCCTTCTCTTCCTCATGCActgtttccttttgtcagttTGCACAATGTTTTGAACGTAGTTTTTTTCGAACGCTGGTGATCTTTCCGCATTTGCGTTCAACCGCAGTAATGCACATGCCCTACGTGATCGAGAAACGCCTAACAGTAAACGTTGCGTCACCCGAAGGACAAGAAGGACAATTTTGTTGAGAAATTTAGAAGCCGCCATTCATTTGTGGTGTATTTtcggttttttttcttcccctttaCAATGTCCAGTGATCATGCAACTGTTTAATGAATGGATGATCGTCCGTGTACTCACCTCTGTCGTTCAGACCACTTGCTATGAGAGTAAATCTAACGGTGTTATGTCTCCCACCATGGATGCTATCGTTGACGTCAGTAGGGTgcaaaatttgaacatttttgtgAACTCTATTGGCCTCTTGGTGACTGTACGTCATCTACATCAGTCGCTCGTTTCACAATTGAAATTTCAATCAAAGGAAATGCGAGAAATTTGGGCTTTGCAATGGAATTGGCGAAAACCCTCGCCTTCTTCCGCTTTTCGAAACCCGACTGAATTTTCACCCCTTCCGGCGACGAGTCGACATCCTCTCCATCGACATTCACGCCTGCATCGAGGGACGAGGTGGATGCGGCGGGAGGCATGAAATCGGTTTACATCGAAACCTTACTTTCCTAACCCTTTCACCATCACATCCTATTTTAACTAAACTACAAGGGTGATTTACATTACAAACTGCGGAGGTAGTTCGgctgtctccttggtatgataagtagaGGTCTTACGAGATCTACTACATAGAGGAGGTTCACCTAATTACAGGCCCTCTGGCCAACCAATATCTCACCCCCAACCTCACCTAAAAATGCATGAGAGTGCCCTAAGCACAATATTTAATCTTGGTACTACATTTTCATATTACAATGATAGAGACTATTAATATTTACTTGAGCTTTGGTAAGGCCACTCAACCtatgaaaatagtaatttttaatcaGTTGGTTGAGAGACATCTTTGAACTAAGGCAACCTACATATCAGACTTGAAtgatttgttaataattttaatgtaattctATTATACAACTCATGatgcaatacataaaaaattacctttttcacAAAATGACCCAAATGAGTGAAATATTGCAATGGAATTGATAGCTTAGTGACAATGAAAATGCTACGTTTCACAAAGTTGTTGGAAGGCAAACATTTTTGGGACTCTAGCTGCATAAGATTCCATTGACATCAATCTAATAGCCTTGAAAAGATGTTACAAATGACCAAGGTGAGAATTAAAAATGTCTCTTCAATGGATCAGGAGGCAATGGCAGGGGTTACATGGCCAGAATGGCCTTATTAACCCGAATTGACTCTGGGATCTTCTTCACATCATATGTTCACAATGATTTGTCCCGAAAAAAAAGCTGCCCCAAATAAGCAAGAGCTACTACTACATTTAAGTGACCACACTTCTGTAATGTTGTGAACGAGCATGGACTGAAATGAATACCATCCACATTATCAACCATGCTCTTCCTTAAAGCGAACAAACTGTAGCAGGAAAAAACTCAAAACAAATGTAGTGAATGACCGCATGCATACCCTTTAAGATGGCCTTGTCCACTGCAATAAAGCTTCTTTTATGCTATTAATTTATCATGGGATTAATTAATTGTACACCAGAATTATATCaggagaaatttatttcaaacttttagaAAGAAtcataggccgttttccaatccacgtagtatgcactcattccctcgttccctttctcccttgcaccctgcttcCTTAaaaatgctctactggcgccataaagtgtgaacggaaataatgcgagcTATTGGCAGTAACGAGTTTTGAAGTGCAGGGTCGGGTTAGGACATCTTGTGGTTGATTTAGGAATTCATTTCACCCTACtactcggtttgtttacgtttgtaatttatactgcttagtattttgacttttctggcaccgattggacgctctttcttcacataataaacaaaaaattacttacaactccagttcaagatttctgagttttccgttgccgccattttgacgtccacttcctgCGAGGGGAAGGTAGTGAGGGAGCATCCGCGCTCCCTTGCTCACTtcagccgtgtcccaattggccatttggctatgccaattgcaggatttagccatgacgccttcttggaaggatgtcccaactcgttagccagcataagggagggaatttagccagctaacgcggccgccagatttaggcatcgatgagtgcatccttcgcccccttttcccatgattcaaggCGTTCAAAGCGTCCTCAGCTCTCACCGTCCTCTGTCTTGAAAGTGAAACATGGCTGCCGCCGatgggaaatattttgtttgtaagtAGTGTTGGTGATTTGCGACTTATTCGAGTGgttggtaatttttttgtttgtaataatgaaatatcGTTACAGGGAGTTTGGAACTGACAGAGAAGTTCGTGAGAACTAGAAAAGAGAAGGCGGAGTTATTCGACGGAAGTCGAAATTCCGCGGTGACGGCATGGAGGTGAGttcacattgttttttttaactataaataattAGTTCCGCATTCTTcaggttttcttaaaatttcatattgataTCGGAATAATAAGTGAACGGTTACAGCAGGCATGTGATGATATATGTTGTTGCTCGTGTTAACAGAAATTCCATTGTGAAGTGGGTTAGCTGTGTTACGCTTTCTGCAAGTTTTAATTGAattctaatataaataatatggtcAAAGTTAATAGCTTAGGGCAAAAATCCTTAGACGCGTAATGCACGAACGTATGTAATGCTACCGTAAACCATTTTACTTCAAGAAGTGAGACTACAACTTCGAGAGGAAGCATGAAATAGTGGAAAGGCTTGGTTACACGGCAAATTAATACCTACTagttaatgtatgaatgaatgaacgagaaaatTAACCTTAAAACTACCCTAAAAATGAGTGGGTAAATGCGTGAACAGAACAGATAACCTCTTTTAATATGATTCGTGCAAGTTCCGCTCCGTTCTGCCAAAATCATGCTTGCAAAGTACATTAACTAGTACcggttaatttaccgtgtaactTGTCTTAATAAAAGTGAAACCCCTATTGTAATGTATTGTCGAATTTAATGTGTGGAATTTTAATGAACTCTCACTATGGTCAATTAGTTTCTCCCCTCTTTTGAAATGATGAATATGAGTGCCGTTCTTgaggtataatttaaaattatcataaagCACTTCTCAGTACTTTATCTGatacatttttcctttctttccttaagtGTCATCATTAAAGAGTTAGAGTTGGAGGGGAAGGTGGGAGTTTCGCAATGCAGAAAGAAGTGGGACAACTTATGTAAGAAGTACAAGGTGAGTGTGGGCTTTCAAGTGAATCTCGATTTAACTGATCGAAAAACTTTTTAGTGGCATGGTCTTTCCAGCAACGACAGTAACTGCTTATCCAATATCCTGAATTTATTAGCCTGTAAAGTTAATCAACTCTTAAGggtataattttccatgttttaaatgattttaatgaaatgatttgGTACGTGTTGTTTGTTGTTGAATCTTGACATTTTGGTAATCAGTAAGGTAAACATACCAATGCATGACCCTTTAAGGTTTCAGCCATGAAATTATATCCTTTCAGgaacaatttaaatgcatatttaatttcttttttgattaGTAACTgttttgaaactttttctttAAGACATCGTTTTTGTTGATcgtgtgaatttaaaaatgtatcatttttattttcttcgtatttgGCTTGAAATGCTCCTATTCCTGACCCTCAAAATTCTGTGCACACTCTCTTAAACCGGATTCCTGATGTTTTAGTTGCTGACCCTCTAGTTATTTTCCTGGAAAGCAATTTATAACACAATGTAATTCACTTTACACTTAGGTTACTGTCATATGTATTTAATTAGCACAGACTATCAAATGTAAGGATATATAAATTTTGACACTCTTAgcttcaaatttatatttcataccaAATATCCTTTTTCTCTGGCCAAGACAAACCTGATGGCCCATTCATAGTCATTCCTGAAATGAGTAATTCTTGGCCATATTTGGTTTCTTGTTTCTTTTGTgtctcccccagaaaaatttcttcttcatttacAGTAATCACGTTATCATTGatgtttaacactagaatgccgggaaatttgtatcccctagaatgccgggagggtgtcattttgacacccatgtttttatatgcatgttacgtTGCAGATTAGCTTTATTTCGGAGTCAatagtgtcaacttttgtttgatactgattttgtgccctaatatttaaaagaagttaatgttttaatagagtaccattgaagtaaacattttttacaaaaaaatacactcCTAGAATGCGCcatccatcgaaaagattgcgctgaaacgtcggCGGACGCATGAAAGTgcaataatacctatatataatcattgaatactcttttataattatttattgttcactgtaattggttaaattttgtgcacaaaacaattaaaatgaatatgacaggattgcttttctttttattattattgttaacttttttcatcaatttttcgtcatagaatgtagaagtgtgcttaaaaagacgaaaattaaaataaaaccattgcggccacaaaactaagaaatttttaaaagtaaattacaaaaacttcgtatgaacccaaaaagaaatcgaacactttttcatacagacttacaaaaagcttcatctaaatagtagattctctacattctggcacttttggtctgttttggccgtaggttgactgacttttcactaagcttacaaaaagcaacagttctgttttcattgcattttatctatacttgacaatccctagtcagttctggatttggttgctagatattcgttgacgcaatgtaaggaaaagcaagctattctgataaattttgtaaaaataattcgggacatcttttgtgaagttatttccttatatatattatccaggaatttatagtgaccaagtcaaaagtattctggaaagaaaaaacaggcctggttctagttctgaccaaatatttccgccccatatgatcaataatatctacttcaaagtttatctcattacaacaccttaCAGTTTTGGGCGATTTTTTAGAGTTGTTACCaatgtcaatatgagggcgaagagatcatagaacaagaacacatttttttctgtttgccgtgatgaacagtaagtgttacgtcactatttttgttcaatttagttgattacaactcttcccgagaaacttttatttcaccaggtatttcgtttcttcccttatttacggttcccgaaaggcaagtacccttttgtttcgagtagagctagcaaaagtgatgtgaaacaaatgccagtggttacattcctgcccttgctcatgtagggttgcatacgtttcaatacaacatgatctgaaacgcgatcgtcagcttgacgagagccgtccttgacgcctctggtcaatctggaagttaaaggaatcagtttaccaaatacatactgtctttatatactgcaaaccagtatttatgcccatacttatcaggctttggtgccatgaattgcttgaatggacatctagctttgcttaGAAACtgctgttcgtcaatggttatgttaggctcaggttatgattcctcagcatggccatctcctccttaggatcttgaacaaggagttgaagtcgccttgaagtctacccagcgccccttccacgtcggcacaccatgtcacgaccacgcacaatttcttttctgtccgataaccagtgcagatccagtaactcaattatgtgtatatgcgtattgtaaaataaatatgtgtatctttcgtgattaaattactaaactaatataaaaaacactgaaactgaccgtgctcactattttaatcatttttggatgatctaaattgcacctcctgtgcaacccaatcgttgtccGTCTCAAGATCTGCATCAGACCCTTTCTCCGACACGTCTCGAGAAATatcgtttagtattgcaatactttgctccgtcgtaacacgtctatgcagtgccattatcaagacagaactgccgaagcaagtcaagcagcaggtcgcgaTACACAAGCGACCCAGTCCGCCAAACACGCGCgcgagccaggcagccgaacacagaggctcggcagcagctaagtgcattgtcgcgcgcgtcacttcactgcaatgtttcagggcaaataagtgtcaccgcggtaaaaaaactagctggtttcaaggcgaatcatttgaaaaaggcagcggaatatacttaccttacGAGCTACTAAACTTTTGAAATAAGTAGTATACAGCctatgctcattgaaattatgtaaaacaaacaatcatgaaggtaatatactatactaaaatatactatactatacctaaaggtactacacatgaagataatgtactaaactatactaatttgacaaataattatcaagccgcatcccacgagagacctaaaccgaagaaagaaatgatattatatactgggtgtcaaaatgacaccctccggcattcaaggtaaatttgaatttttgagacaaaaaaaattaggggggtatcccttttactgtcgttttgttaagatctaaaaatgaataaaagtcacgaaagattttttactaaaacactctctaagggccagctccgtaaaaaatgtacgcgtagggtgtcaaaatgacacccttcggcattctagtgttaacagATTGTTTGGGCCATGGTTGGTGTCAGTTACTGTGCCACTCATGAGGTCTGCTGTTGCAGGCTTTTCAGGATTGGACGAACTAGCATCAGCACTGGTAGAATCAACATGTTGCAGCGTAGATTTTCGTGCCTAGCGTTTTATGCTCATATCTTACTACAGAACATTTTCCTTTGCCTTCTCCCCTTTGATTTGTTCCTGTCTTTCTTCAAAGTAAGAATGGATAATATGGAAGGAATTTGAATAATGGAATGGAAGATGGATGCTTGGTTACTCTTTATATCCTctctagtaatttcattttaactattATTGCAGGAAATAAGGAACCCTGCCACAGGGAgtgggagggaaggaggaggagagtgtGCGGACACATGGCCTTTGTATGGGGTGATGCACTGGGCACTTTCAGAGCGGGATGCAGTTTCTCCACCCTGCCTGTTTATTTCGAGCCAGCCGCAGTCCCCAGGGAGCCTGCAGGATGGAGGCGATGGGTGCTCCTTGAACTCCTCAGCGTCCACCTCCTCATCCAGCGACAGCCCTCAACTGCctaagaggaggaggaggtcatCCAGCACAAGGGAGGATGCATTGGAGAGGCTGGTAGCCTCTGTGGAGGAGGCGGTTGAGGATCAGAAGCGGAGGGGGGATGAATTTCTGAATTTGTTCCGCAGTTatgtcgaaaataaaaaataaatttaatatccgttcttttcattttatcctaGCCCTCTGGGCCCATTCCATCCCTTCAAACTCCTTGCCTCTCTGCTGCTCAGTACAATATCtatcatcaaacaacttttttcgaaagtcaaagttcgacatattacgaaacgtagcccgacgtaccaaatgaacggagaaaaaattttgttcatgtaggttgacatcctacggttgcaccagggccgtttatgttaagcttaggcaacccgcaatacattccctctttttacgctatttcggcgataaatgtcgtgatttgaatgattttttcagccgattctgcaccagtcatgtacgaaatagtcgaggtaagcaacataggtcgaataataacgtttattatacaatcaccggtattaaaatgcaaagaaacataaaaaactttgaaattttcttaattaatggtatatattttaatttggtgtactcgtatgggcatgatcgcactaatatgaccctaccgtttaaatacaacaacatttttcccctctcccatcctagagtaaggatctcctcgtctccctacgcctatgaactaatgtcaacgcactgctcaggcta from Ischnura elegans chromosome 13 unlocalized genomic scaffold, ioIscEleg1.1 SUPER_13_unloc_3, whole genome shotgun sequence includes these protein-coding regions:
- the LOC124172905 gene encoding uncharacterized protein LOC124172905, with the translated sequence MAAADGKYFVWSLELTEKFVRTRKEKAELFDGSRNSAVTAWSVIIKELELEGKVGVSQCRKKWDNLCKKYKEIRNPATGSGREGGGECADTWPLYGVMHWALSERDAVSPPCLFISSQPQSPGSLQDGGDGCSLNSSASTSSSSDSPQLPKRRRRSSSTREDALERLVASVEEAVEDQKRRGDEFLNLFRSYVENKK